A genomic region of Metopolophium dirhodum isolate CAU chromosome 1, ASM1992520v1, whole genome shotgun sequence contains the following coding sequences:
- the LOC132937087 gene encoding uncharacterized protein LOC132937087: protein MNNDGSMAVSVSKDYVKGTSINLPKLDIFSVTQYIKNNDCFNDPEVRGSKAQRSSRENYGDSAIGYVQIKREGSICNVQAQICPEHRVRNKNYHVSLTINEEKEEIVDLHCDDCAASLGGCKHSLAFLMYVHRKSEEKSPTEVECYWKRPKLSGVGTTLKYITAKSMSKKSIVNIQSEISNKNFFNEAMKLGETHQINCQVGAHNYKLEESFFKMLSIHTAILEFSKQYNSNGTADDFLHFLKERTPISVFSGVEEKTTNQANNVLWFELRYGRITASKIYELSRCKKGDGVLVKQILGCRKIKLTSAMERGKLLEKDVLQEVRKIVKRTIRETGLAISSDFPIIGASADGLASDFVLEIKCPQKHSSMNNYIKNGIIQSKVLAQLQLQMHVLKKPRGLLAIADPDFTQNKKVHITWIDYNKNMCDDLIKKSWTFWKTFIFPILINT, encoded by the exons atgaataacGATGGCTCAATGGCTGTAAGTGTCAGTAAAGACTATGTCAAAGGTACATCTATAAACTTACCAAAACTTGACATTTTTTCTGTaacacaatacataaaaaataatgattgctTCAATGATCCTGAAGTTAGGGGATCAAAAGCTCAAAg atCATCGAGAGAAAATTATGGAGATTCAGCTATTGGATATGTTCAAATAAAAAGGGAAGGATCTATATGTAATGTTCAGGCTCAAATTTGTCCTGAACATAgagttagaaataaaaattaccatGTTTCATTAACAATAAATGAAGAAAAAGAAGAAATAGTTGATTTACATTGTGATGACTGTGCAGCATCTTTAG gtgGATGTAAACACAGTTTAGCTTTTCTCATGTATGTTCATAGAAAATCTGAAGAAAAGTCTCCCACAGAAGTTGAGTGCTATTGGAAAAGACCCAAACTTTCTGGGGTTGgcacaacattaaaatatataacagctAAATCTATGTCCAAAAAATCCATAGTAAATATTCAAAGTGAAATATCtaacaagaatttttttaatgaagctATGAAATTAGGAGAAACCCACCAAATAAATTGCCAAGTTGGTgctcataattataaattagaggaatcttttttcaaaatgttgtcaATCCATACAGCTATATTAGAATTCtccaaacaatataatagta atGGTACAGCGGATGACTTTTTACATTTCTTAAAAGAAAGAACACCCATATCAGTATTCAGTGGTGTAGAGGAAAAAACTACTAACCAAGCTAATAATGTTTTGTGGTTCGAACTTAGATATGGAAGAATAACTGCATCTAAAATATATGAGTTATCTAGGTGTAAAAAAGGTGATGGGGTTCTGGTCAAACAAATACTTGGatgtagaaaaattaaattgacatCAGCTATGGAACGTGGTAAACTATTGGAAAAAGAT gTACTTCAAGAAGTgagaaaaatagtaaaaagaaCCATCCGTGAGACTGGTTTGGCCATTTCTTCTGATTTTCCTATCATAGGAGCATCAGCAGATGGACTTGCTTCAGATTTTGTTTTGGAAATCAAGTGTCCACAGAAGCATAgttctatgaataattatataaaaaatggtaTCATACAGTCAAAAGTTCTGGCTCAACTTCAACTGCAAATGCATGTACTAAAGAAACCAAGAGGGCTTCTGGCAATAGCTGATCCTGACTTTACACAAAACAAGAAAGTACACATTACATggattgattataataaaaatatgtgtgatgacttaattaaaaaaagttggaCATTTTggaaaacttttatatttccaattttaataaacacataa